CCGGGACGCGATCTCATGCTGGCTGAGGTCGTGGTGGAACCGAAGGCTCAGAAGGTTCCGCTCGTCCTGCGACAGCTTTCGTAGCGCCGGTCCCAGGTCGGCCAGCTGCTCGACAAGTTCCATTCC
This genomic window from Actinomycetota bacterium contains:
- a CDS encoding sigma-70 family RNA polymerase sigma factor, translating into GMELVEQLADLGPALRKLSQDERNLLSLRFHHDLSQHEIASRLGVSQMQVSRLLARTIERLRDGMRVYPEAPAATAESPTAS